Proteins encoded within one genomic window of Argiope bruennichi chromosome 7, qqArgBrue1.1, whole genome shotgun sequence:
- the LOC129975495 gene encoding histidine-rich glycoprotein-like, with the protein MSHPFRHDTRNPNTTYTHYPHHNGTRNLNTTYTHYPHRHDTRNHNTTYTHYPHRRDTRNPNTTYRHYLHRHDTRNPNTIYTHYPHHNGTRNPNTTYIHHYLHHHDKRNSNTTCSYALHHDRNSSNTTHITHSTTNPTVLTSHA; encoded by the coding sequence ATGTCTCACCCATTCCGCCACGACACTCGAAATCCCAACACCACatacactcattacccacaccacAACGGCACTCGAAATCTAAACACCACatacactcattacccacaccgccACGACACTCGAAATCACAACACCACatacactcattacccacaccgccGCGACACTCGAAATCCCAACACCACATACAGACATTACCTACACCGCCACGACACTCGAAATCCCAACACCATatacactcattacccacaccacAACGGCACTCGAAATCCCAACACCACATACATTCATCATTACCTACACCACCACGACAAGCGAAATTCCAACACCACATGCAGTTATGCACTCCACCACGACCGCAATAGTTCCAATACTACACATATTACCCATTCAACTACGAATCCCACTGTTCTAACATCACATGCATGA